The proteins below come from a single Parageobacillus thermoglucosidasius genomic window:
- a CDS encoding fumarate hydratase: protein MEKFQQSMYELIVETSTKLPKDVRRAIARAKARENAGTRAAMALATIAGNIKMAEENVSPICQDTGLPTFKIKVPVGANQIKMKEAIHGAIVQATKDGKLRPNSVDSLTGKNSGDNLGVGVPVIKFEQWENDYIDVRLILKGGGCENKNIQYSLPCELEGLGRAGRDLDGIRKCILHAVYQAQGQGCSAGFIGVGIGGDRASGYELAKEQLFRSVDDVNPNEDLRRLEEYIMENANKLGIGTMGFGGESTLLGCKIGVMHRIPASFFVSVAYNCWAFRRLGVKIDPGTGEITEWLYQEGEDVDFAKELEKAETSAATQLGETREVVLEPPITEEQIRQLKVGDVVRINGIIYTGRDAIHKYLMDHDAPVDLNGQIIYHCGPVMLKDENGNWQVKAAGPTTSIREEPYQGDIMKKFGVRAVIGKGGMGAKTLQALKEHGGVYLNAIGGAAQYYADCIKSVEGVDLLEFGIPEAMWHLRVENFTAVVTMDAHGNSLHEDVEKSSLEKLAQFKEPVFK from the coding sequence ATGGAAAAATTCCAACAAAGCATGTATGAACTTATCGTGGAGACTTCCACAAAACTGCCAAAAGACGTGCGCCGGGCGATCGCGCGCGCCAAAGCGCGGGAAAATGCGGGAACGCGGGCGGCGATGGCGCTGGCGACGATTGCCGGCAACATAAAAATGGCAGAAGAAAATGTATCGCCGATTTGCCAAGACACAGGATTGCCAACGTTCAAAATTAAAGTGCCGGTCGGTGCCAATCAAATAAAAATGAAAGAAGCGATACATGGCGCAATTGTTCAGGCGACAAAGGACGGGAAGCTTCGGCCAAACTCTGTTGATTCATTAACAGGGAAAAATAGCGGCGACAACCTCGGCGTTGGTGTTCCTGTTATTAAATTTGAACAATGGGAAAACGATTACATTGATGTGCGCCTTATTTTAAAGGGAGGCGGCTGTGAAAATAAAAACATTCAATACAGTTTGCCATGTGAACTGGAAGGGCTTGGCCGCGCCGGGCGCGACTTAGACGGCATCCGCAAATGCATTTTGCATGCGGTATACCAGGCGCAAGGGCAAGGATGCAGCGCTGGATTTATCGGCGTCGGCATCGGCGGCGACCGCGCTTCCGGCTATGAACTGGCGAAAGAACAGCTTTTCCGTTCCGTCGATGATGTCAATCCAAATGAAGATCTTCGCCGCCTTGAAGAATACATTATGGAAAACGCCAATAAACTTGGCATCGGCACGATGGGATTCGGCGGCGAATCGACGCTGTTAGGCTGTAAAATCGGCGTGATGCACCGCATCCCAGCAAGCTTCTTCGTATCCGTCGCCTATAACTGCTGGGCGTTCCGCCGCCTTGGCGTAAAAATTGACCCAGGAACAGGCGAAATCACGGAATGGCTCTATCAGGAAGGCGAAGACGTCGATTTTGCCAAAGAATTGGAGAAAGCCGAAACATCGGCGGCCACTCAGCTTGGCGAAACCCGTGAAGTCGTGTTAGAGCCTCCGATAACCGAAGAACAGATCCGCCAGTTGAAAGTCGGCGATGTCGTGCGCATTAACGGGATCATTTATACTGGCCGCGATGCGATTCATAAATATTTAATGGACCATGATGCGCCTGTCGATCTGAACGGACAAATTATTTACCACTGCGGCCCGGTCATGCTGAAAGATGAGAACGGCAACTGGCAAGTGAAAGCAGCCGGTCCGACGACAAGCATTCGCGAGGAGCCGTACCAAGGCGACATTATGAAAAAATTTGGCGTCCGCGCGGTCATCGGCAAAGGCGGCATGGGCGCGAAAACGCTGCAAGCCCTTAAAGAACACGGCGGCGTCTACTTGAACGCGATCGGCGGGGCGGCGCAATATTATGCGGACTGTATTAAATCGGTAGAAGGTGTCGATTTGTTGGAGTTCGGCATTCCGGAAGCGATGTGGCATTTGCGCGTCGAAAACTTCACCGCTGTCGTCACGATGGACGCTCACGGCAACAGTTTGCATGAAGACGTTGAGAAATCATCGTTGGAAAAACTCGCTCAATTCAAAGAACCAGTTTTTAAATAA
- the pdaA gene encoding delta-lactam-biosynthetic de-N-acetylase — translation MKNATIWLFFSAVILSFIPVSAEAASNKAIHWGFKRSENHEPPSAGKELDQLLAKYDAFYLGNPNKKEIYLTFDNGYENGYTAKILDVLKEKRVPATFFVTGHYLNTAPDLVKRMIKEGHIVGNHSWHHPDLTQVSDGRLREELESVRKKMEELTGQKGMIYLRPPRGIFSERTMAIAHELGYYHVFWSLAFVDWQTDKQKGWKYAYDNIMKQIHPGAVLLLHTVSKDNAEALAKVIDDLRKQGYTFKSLDDLMSEKVNLPPLLFTP, via the coding sequence GTGAAAAACGCGACGATATGGTTGTTTTTCAGTGCCGTCATTTTATCATTTATTCCTGTTTCCGCAGAAGCCGCAAGCAATAAAGCGATTCATTGGGGATTTAAGCGGAGCGAGAACCACGAGCCGCCTTCCGCGGGCAAGGAGTTAGATCAGCTGCTTGCCAAATATGATGCGTTTTATTTAGGAAATCCTAATAAAAAAGAAATTTATTTAACGTTTGATAACGGCTACGAAAACGGTTATACAGCGAAAATTTTAGATGTTTTAAAAGAAAAACGAGTGCCGGCGACCTTTTTTGTAACAGGGCACTATTTAAACACGGCACCTGATTTAGTGAAACGAATGATCAAAGAAGGGCATATTGTCGGCAATCATTCGTGGCATCATCCTGATTTAACGCAAGTAAGCGATGGACGGCTGCGGGAAGAGCTGGAATCGGTCCGAAAAAAAATGGAAGAATTGACAGGGCAGAAAGGAATGATATATCTTCGCCCGCCGCGCGGCATTTTCAGCGAACGGACGATGGCGATCGCCCATGAGCTTGGTTATTACCACGTGTTTTGGTCGCTTGCGTTTGTGGATTGGCAGACGGACAAGCAAAAAGGATGGAAGTATGCATACGATAACATTATGAAACAAATTCATCCGGGCGCGGTTTTATTGCTTCATACTGTCTCGAAAGATAATGCGGAGGCGCTGGCAAAAGTGATCGACGATTTGCGCAAGCAAGGCTACACGTTTAAAAGCCTTGATGATCTGATGTCCGAAAAAGTGAATTTGCCGCCATTGCTTTTTACCCCTTGA
- a CDS encoding DNA-3-methyladenine glycosylase family protein: MWQQRVDVTPPYNFSHALARLALDPLISVDIAQQKVIVPLYIQNKPVAVTVESIGTKDEPSFLVTAPSPERKHEIMERVSHLFQWNTPLAPIHEHFQRTELQPLFTEYEGMPLILDFDLYFCLMKCLIHQQLNLKVATRLTERFVQTFGTQIGGVWFYPRPEDIAALSYDELKQLQLSGRKAEYIIDTSRLIAEGKLSLEELARKSEAETMEALLSVRGIGPWTVQNFLLFGLGRRNVFPKADIGLQRAVQRLLGLSERPSMKQMEELSKRWEPYLSYASLYLWRSIE, translated from the coding sequence ATGTGGCAGCAGCGAGTGGATGTCACTCCGCCGTATAATTTTTCCCATGCGTTGGCGCGGCTTGCGCTCGATCCTCTTATATCGGTGGACATCGCGCAGCAGAAAGTCATTGTTCCGCTTTATATACAGAATAAGCCAGTCGCTGTGACGGTCGAAAGCATCGGGACAAAGGATGAACCGAGCTTTCTTGTGACAGCGCCATCCCCAGAACGGAAGCATGAAATTATGGAGCGGGTTTCCCATCTGTTTCAATGGAATACACCGCTAGCCCCGATTCATGAGCATTTTCAGCGGACCGAGTTGCAACCGCTTTTTACCGAATATGAAGGAATGCCGCTTATTTTAGATTTTGACCTTTATTTTTGTTTAATGAAATGCCTGATTCACCAGCAGTTAAATTTGAAAGTTGCTACCCGCCTGACGGAGCGTTTTGTGCAAACGTTCGGAACGCAAATCGGCGGCGTTTGGTTTTATCCGCGCCCGGAGGACATTGCCGCACTTTCCTATGATGAACTGAAGCAGCTGCAATTGAGCGGGCGAAAAGCAGAGTATATCATTGATACATCACGGCTCATTGCCGAAGGGAAGCTGTCATTGGAGGAATTAGCGCGCAAAAGCGAAGCGGAAACGATGGAAGCATTGTTGTCGGTCCGCGGCATCGGCCCGTGGACGGTGCAAAATTTCCTTTTGTTTGGGCTTGGAAGACGAAACGTGTTTCCAAAAGCGGACATCGGTTTGCAGCGGGCGGTCCAGCGCCTCCTTGGCCTTTCGGAAAGGCCGTCGATGAAACAAATGGAAGAGCTAAGCAAGCGCTGGGAGCCGTACTTAAGCTACGCATCGCTATATTTATGGAGAAGCATCGAATGA
- the rlmD gene encoding 23S rRNA (uracil(1939)-C(5))-methyltransferase RlmD: MTKKTITIKKGQQFPLTIKRLGINGEGVGYFKKQVVFVPGALPGEEVVVEATDIHLKYAEAKIKKIRKRSPHRVMPRCPVYEQCGGCQLQHLDYEAQLREKRDIVIQALERHCRLPVETLEIRPTIGMEDPWHYRNKSQFQVGMKKGEVIAGLYGLNSHQLIDISECLIQHPATNRVTNMVKMILQDLRIPIYNERTQTGLVRTIVARVGFRTGDVQLVLITAKKEIPRKELLIAEIKRRLPEVKSIVQNINGQKTSLIFGEESLLLEGEEYIQEVLGDLSFELSARAFFQLNPVQTVKLYDEVKKAAALTGTEKVVDAYCGVGTIGLWLAKDAGEIRGMDVIPEAIEDAKKNAKKHGFANATYVSGKAEALLPKWVKEGWKPDVIVVDPPRTGCDEQLLKTILKVKPQRIVYVSCNPSSLARDIDVLSKFYKVDYIQPVDMFPHTAHVECCALLVKK, translated from the coding sequence ATGACGAAGAAGACAATCACCATCAAGAAAGGACAACAGTTTCCGCTGACAATTAAACGGCTCGGCATCAATGGAGAAGGGGTTGGCTATTTTAAAAAGCAAGTGGTATTCGTCCCCGGCGCTCTCCCGGGAGAGGAAGTTGTTGTGGAAGCGACGGACATTCATCTGAAGTACGCGGAAGCGAAAATAAAAAAAATCCGCAAGCGCTCCCCGCACCGTGTCATGCCAAGATGCCCTGTCTACGAGCAGTGCGGCGGCTGCCAGCTCCAGCACTTGGATTACGAAGCGCAGCTTCGCGAAAAACGCGATATTGTCATTCAGGCGCTTGAGCGGCATTGCCGGCTGCCGGTGGAAACGCTGGAAATCCGCCCGACGATCGGGATGGAGGATCCGTGGCATTACCGCAATAAAAGCCAGTTTCAAGTCGGCATGAAAAAAGGAGAGGTCATCGCTGGACTGTATGGCTTGAATTCCCATCAGCTCATTGATATTTCCGAATGCCTTATCCAGCATCCGGCTACGAACCGCGTAACCAACATGGTGAAAATGATTCTCCAAGATTTGCGCATTCCGATTTACAACGAGCGGACGCAGACAGGGCTTGTCCGCACGATTGTTGCCAGGGTCGGGTTTCGTACAGGCGATGTGCAGCTTGTGCTTATAACTGCAAAAAAAGAAATTCCCCGGAAAGAACTGCTCATCGCTGAGATAAAACGGCGCCTTCCGGAAGTCAAATCGATCGTGCAAAATATTAACGGACAAAAAACATCGCTCATTTTTGGGGAAGAATCGTTGCTTTTAGAGGGTGAAGAATATATTCAAGAAGTGTTAGGGGATTTATCGTTCGAGCTGTCAGCACGCGCGTTTTTCCAGCTCAATCCGGTGCAAACGGTGAAACTGTATGACGAAGTGAAAAAGGCGGCCGCTTTAACGGGGACGGAAAAAGTCGTTGATGCCTATTGCGGCGTCGGCACGATCGGGCTTTGGCTCGCCAAAGACGCCGGTGAAATCCGCGGGATGGATGTCATTCCCGAAGCGATTGAAGATGCCAAAAAAAATGCGAAAAAACACGGGTTTGCCAACGCAACGTACGTCAGCGGCAAGGCGGAAGCATTGCTTCCAAAATGGGTGAAGGAAGGCTGGAAGCCCGATGTCATCGTCGTCGATCCGCCGCGCACCGGCTGTGATGAACAGCTGCTAAAAACGATTCTTAAAGTAAAACCGCAAAGAATTGTATATGTCTCTTGCAATCCATCCAGCCTAGCAAGAGACATCGACGTGCTATCGAAATTTTATAAAGTTGATTATATCCAGCCTGTCGATATGTTTCCGCATACTGCGCATGTGGAGTGCTGTGCGTTGCTCGTAAAAAAATAG
- a CDS encoding phage/plasmid replication domain-containing protein, with protein sequence MIHTAHFYILLNVDEVQQLQQRFGTEIGKKVDCQFSAFTTWMVDKYGFRLHFIIDFIKLLGKADIKESDYLQVEKEIKNYLFYLFLDVTMFDRICMLRIDYRLDVKIPDPKHRELLLHLYKKTVEKFRFQKKYDQYDTTIYFNSHSVQGCCYDKEEDVKAEGRIPEIYEKDVFRFEVRLQNPHLNHMKSRKGREKWLEEYFKESLYRHYMSKYLGVLLYEGDYYKINKARTRINQSSLTKKEKEQLIEFLKYVSRHGIESAKQKYTRYYFRKFLTQLKALKINPILIPKNRKDFPSFMKNPFSI encoded by the coding sequence GTGATTCACACAGCCCATTTTTACATTTTGTTAAACGTTGATGAAGTACAGCAGCTACAACAACGTTTTGGAACTGAGATTGGAAAAAAAGTTGACTGTCAATTTAGTGCGTTTACGACCTGGATGGTTGATAAATATGGATTTCGTTTGCATTTTATCATTGACTTCATTAAGTTGCTTGGAAAAGCAGATATAAAGGAGTCAGATTACTTACAGGTTGAAAAGGAAATAAAAAATTATTTGTTCTATTTGTTTTTAGATGTCACTATGTTTGATCGAATTTGTATGCTTAGGATCGATTATCGTTTGGATGTAAAAATCCCTGATCCTAAGCATCGTGAACTTTTGTTACATCTATATAAAAAAACAGTAGAAAAGTTTCGTTTTCAGAAAAAGTATGATCAGTATGACACTACTATATATTTCAACTCACACAGTGTGCAAGGATGTTGTTACGATAAAGAAGAAGATGTAAAGGCAGAAGGAAGGATTCCTGAAATTTACGAGAAAGATGTTTTTCGATTTGAGGTACGACTACAAAACCCTCATTTAAATCATATGAAATCAAGGAAAGGACGGGAAAAATGGTTAGAGGAGTATTTTAAGGAATCTTTATATAGACACTATATGTCAAAATATCTTGGTGTCTTACTTTATGAAGGAGACTACTACAAGATTAACAAAGCGAGAACTCGAATTAATCAAAGCAGTCTCACAAAAAAAGAGAAAGAACAGCTTATTGAGTTTTTGAAATATGTTTCACGACACGGTATTGAGTCAGCAAAACAGAAGTATACCCGCTACTACTTCCGCAAATTCCTCACTCAATTAAAAGCCCTCAAAATTAACCCTATTCTAATTCCTAAAAACAGGAAAGATTTTCCATCGTTTATGAAAAATCCATTTTCTATTTAA
- a CDS encoding ISL3 family transposase: MLSIPLGLPEFKVIKQELLSYGYAIHVEKTETQERCPHCGFATSSVHDRRTRKVRDLAIFHQPVYLFVKVKRYRCWNCSQVFSASLESIPPNQHYTNRFCEYLYELCEGSTIQEVSRKHRIPYTTLERIYYSIASKKAKERQTATEVSSPEGMVLSLDEIAVKKGHQYETVLMDAKAGSVMGMHADRQCDSAINLLSQNVLSKEMVQTVILDMWEPYHKAVRALFPSASIVIDKYHVVQKVTQALDQARKEFSPLKKARYLLLKGCEKLRKDQRLRLDDILEEYPVLSIAYYLKELFRDFYRTDGYNEAKERLEEWIKLAKQSPFASFQEAANTLERWKEPILSYFLCPYTNARIEGTNHKIKNIKRRAYGYRNLERFRLRVFLECTGNTTGSQAA; the protein is encoded by the coding sequence GTGCTTTCTATACCACTAGGATTGCCAGAATTTAAAGTTATTAAACAAGAACTTCTTTCCTATGGTTATGCGATTCATGTAGAGAAAACAGAGACACAGGAACGTTGCCCTCATTGTGGGTTTGCCACTTCCTCTGTCCACGACAGACGGACAAGAAAAGTACGGGATTTGGCGATTTTCCATCAACCGGTGTACTTGTTCGTAAAGGTAAAGCGCTATCGGTGCTGGAATTGTTCCCAAGTGTTTTCCGCCTCTTTGGAATCGATTCCACCCAATCAACACTACACCAATCGATTTTGTGAGTACTTGTATGAACTTTGTGAAGGCTCCACCATTCAAGAGGTTAGCCGAAAGCACCGCATCCCATATACGACATTGGAACGCATCTATTACTCCATCGCATCGAAAAAAGCAAAAGAGCGCCAAACAGCAACGGAGGTCTCTTCTCCAGAAGGGATGGTGCTTAGCTTAGATGAAATCGCGGTAAAAAAGGGACATCAGTATGAAACCGTATTGATGGATGCCAAAGCCGGATCGGTCATGGGAATGCATGCCGATCGCCAATGTGACTCCGCCATCAACTTGTTGAGCCAAAATGTCCTGTCGAAAGAAATGGTCCAAACGGTGATTCTTGACATGTGGGAACCTTATCATAAGGCGGTTCGCGCCCTGTTTCCATCTGCTTCGATTGTCATCGATAAGTACCATGTGGTTCAAAAAGTGACACAAGCCTTGGATCAAGCAAGAAAGGAATTTTCTCCATTGAAAAAGGCTCGATATCTTCTCTTAAAAGGCTGTGAAAAGCTTCGTAAGGACCAACGGCTTCGATTAGACGATATCTTGGAGGAGTATCCGGTACTTTCCATTGCTTATTATCTGAAAGAGTTGTTTCGGGATTTTTACCGAACCGATGGATATAACGAAGCAAAGGAACGCTTGGAAGAATGGATTAAGTTAGCCAAACAGAGCCCTTTTGCTTCTTTTCAGGAAGCAGCCAACACGCTTGAAAGGTGGAAGGAGCCTATTCTTTCCTACTTTTTGTGCCCATATACGAATGCCCGAATCGAGGGGACGAATCACAAGATCAAAAACATCAAACGCCGGGCATATGGCTATCGAAATCTAGAACGGTTTCGTTTACGTGTATTTCTGGAGTGTACAGGGAACACTACAGGTAGTCAGGCTGCCTAA
- a CDS encoding Eco57I restriction-modification methylase domain-containing protein, with product MSVRDKIFNQKFLNDQLKHFSLTDIPDFEKKWKIIKNWNYSLEESNLSKTKEESLQGEFLNAIFTKVLDYPNRIGRKLWNIQQEQKTEIDSTKADGSLGFFTDTINDVRAVIELKDAQTDLDRKQKRANNLTPVEQAFSYQYKMKKCQWVIVSNFKEIRLYHSSTMTEYERFLMKELAEDAEQFKKFYFLLNRNHLIERDGKSKIDLLYENNEKEQEKITNTFYQKYKNIRRELYTHIKNNNPEVDELTVFEKTQKLLDRFIFVCFCEDTNLLPEKTFRKVIEAAKSTFTLSETRIWDQLKGLFHSIDQGNPHLNINKFNGGLFKKDPVLDGLIIKDEIFTYFEELAEYDFNSDLDVNILGHIFEQSISDIEEFKLEIQGEEFDPIQGKRKKEGIFYTSPGVTKYLLEETLVKWIEDREKELGKDNLPELKEKDFEEFAKKQKNKRIKKKLAVEEHIEYLIKLQQSVRSVSILDPACGSGAFLNMAFDILIREGERINRELEEKQGGQAELFDINKHILKNNLFGVDLNEESVEITKLSLWLKTANKHDELTSLDENIKCGNSIIEDKNITPKAFDWKTEFKDKMDNGGFDIIIGNPPYVFARNKRFTEEEKQYYYTHYKLTEYQLNTYLLFIERAYHLLKNGGWFGFIVPNTCLTIDSFKKMRRFLLENTGNLKIINIYDKMFEQANVDTCFIIFQKTKPTKVTLGEYINEQINIVAEVDPSELIDEQSIINIALMKDKRSRELVNKIEQNSVSLNSVATVSTGLKAYQVGKGKPKQTEEIKESRAYHSTQKLDDSYIPYLEGADVKRYLLEWSGEYLKYGDHLAEPRKSVPFDKPRILVRQIPTKGMYAINAVYTEKHLLNDINSMVIFDFKKDPLFILGVLNSKIITYWFINKFDKFQRQTFPQFKVKELKIFPIPKVSEEQEKEIVNYVKEMLEIQRKKAKFFKKLEIVLLDSLKIKELPSSFKTFFEWSVEKWLEKINQYKTLTINEKEEWIEFYESKKEYIENLNNHELSLNQLIDQKVGLAFGLNEQEMELIDEYLKDFLGID from the coding sequence GTGAGTGTTAGAGATAAAATCTTTAATCAGAAGTTTCTAAATGATCAACTGAAGCATTTTTCATTAACGGATATTCCAGACTTCGAAAAGAAGTGGAAAATTATAAAGAACTGGAATTATAGCTTGGAAGAAAGCAATTTATCTAAAACAAAAGAAGAGAGTTTGCAAGGGGAATTTTTAAACGCTATCTTTACAAAGGTATTAGATTACCCAAATCGAATTGGAAGAAAATTGTGGAATATACAGCAAGAACAAAAAACAGAAATTGATTCAACAAAAGCGGATGGTTCTCTAGGTTTCTTTACAGATACAATCAATGATGTGAGAGCGGTAATCGAGTTAAAAGATGCTCAAACAGATTTAGATCGGAAACAAAAACGGGCAAATAATCTAACCCCTGTCGAACAAGCATTTAGCTATCAGTACAAGATGAAAAAATGTCAGTGGGTGATTGTATCAAATTTTAAGGAAATTCGATTATACCATTCCAGTACAATGACGGAATATGAACGTTTTTTAATGAAAGAACTAGCGGAGGACGCAGAGCAATTTAAAAAATTTTATTTTTTATTGAATAGGAACCATTTAATCGAACGTGACGGAAAATCAAAAATTGATTTACTGTATGAAAATAATGAAAAGGAACAAGAAAAAATTACAAACACCTTTTATCAAAAATATAAAAATATCCGTAGAGAACTATATACACATATAAAAAATAACAATCCTGAAGTAGATGAATTAACTGTTTTTGAAAAGACACAAAAACTTTTAGACCGTTTTATTTTTGTTTGTTTTTGCGAAGATACTAATCTGTTGCCAGAAAAAACATTTAGAAAAGTAATCGAAGCAGCCAAATCAACGTTTACTTTAAGTGAAACACGGATTTGGGATCAGCTAAAAGGTCTTTTTCATTCCATCGATCAAGGGAATCCTCATTTAAATATTAATAAATTCAACGGTGGGTTATTTAAAAAAGATCCTGTTTTAGATGGATTGATCATTAAAGATGAAATTTTTACATATTTCGAAGAGTTAGCGGAATATGATTTCAATTCAGATTTAGATGTGAATATTTTGGGGCATATATTTGAGCAGTCCATTTCAGATATAGAAGAATTTAAATTAGAAATTCAAGGAGAAGAATTTGATCCAATTCAAGGAAAAAGAAAAAAAGAAGGGATTTTTTATACATCACCTGGTGTAACAAAGTATCTTTTAGAGGAAACGTTAGTAAAGTGGATTGAAGATAGAGAAAAAGAGCTGGGAAAAGACAATCTTCCTGAATTAAAAGAAAAAGATTTTGAAGAATTTGCGAAAAAACAAAAAAATAAGCGAATAAAGAAGAAATTGGCGGTAGAAGAGCATATTGAATATTTAATTAAATTGCAGCAAAGTGTCCGTTCGGTTTCTATTTTAGATCCTGCCTGTGGGTCAGGTGCATTTTTAAATATGGCTTTCGATATTTTGATCAGAGAAGGGGAACGAATAAATAGAGAGTTAGAAGAAAAACAAGGCGGTCAAGCCGAACTATTTGATATTAATAAACACATTTTGAAAAACAATTTATTCGGCGTGGATCTAAACGAAGAAAGTGTGGAAATCACAAAATTATCTTTATGGTTAAAAACGGCAAACAAACACGATGAATTAACGTCATTAGACGAAAATATCAAGTGTGGTAATTCCATTATCGAAGATAAAAATATTACGCCGAAAGCCTTTGATTGGAAAACCGAATTTAAAGACAAAATGGATAATGGAGGATTTGATATCATTATTGGGAACCCTCCTTATGTATTTGCAAGAAACAAAAGATTCACAGAAGAAGAAAAACAGTATTATTATACTCATTACAAATTAACGGAATATCAATTGAACACTTATTTATTGTTTATTGAACGTGCCTATCATTTGCTAAAAAATGGAGGATGGTTTGGTTTTATCGTTCCTAATACTTGTTTAACGATAGATTCATTTAAAAAAATGAGAAGGTTTTTATTAGAGAATACAGGTAATCTAAAAATCATTAATATCTATGACAAAATGTTCGAACAAGCAAATGTGGATACTTGTTTTATTATTTTCCAAAAAACGAAACCTACCAAGGTAACACTAGGAGAATATATAAATGAACAGATAAATATTGTTGCAGAGGTAGATCCAAGTGAATTAATTGATGAACAGAGTATTATTAACATTGCATTGATGAAAGATAAAAGATCAAGAGAATTAGTAAATAAAATCGAACAAAATTCTGTCTCACTTAATTCTGTTGCTACAGTTTCTACTGGTTTAAAAGCATATCAGGTAGGAAAAGGAAAACCAAAACAAACCGAAGAAATTAAGGAATCTAGGGCATACCATTCTACCCAGAAGCTCGATGACAGTTATATTCCATATTTAGAGGGGGCAGATGTGAAAAGATATCTTCTAGAATGGAGTGGAGAATATTTAAAATATGGAGATCACCTAGCTGAGCCAAGAAAGTCTGTACCTTTTGATAAACCTAGAATTTTAGTAAGACAAATTCCGACAAAGGGAATGTACGCAATAAATGCTGTTTATACAGAAAAGCATTTATTAAACGACATCAACTCAATGGTTATTTTTGATTTTAAGAAAGATCCACTTTTTATACTGGGGGTTTTAAATTCAAAAATTATCACTTACTGGTTCATTAACAAATTTGATAAGTTTCAACGACAGACTTTTCCTCAATTTAAAGTAAAAGAATTAAAAATATTCCCGATCCCTAAAGTTTCAGAAGAACAAGAAAAAGAAATAGTTAATTATGTGAAAGAAATGTTAGAAATTCAACGGAAGAAAGCAAAATTTTTCAAGAAATTAGAAATTGTTTTATTGGATTCTTTAAAAATCAAAGAATTACCTTCTTCCTTTAAGACGTTTTTCGAATGGTCTGTTGAAAAGTGGCTTGAAAAAATAAATCAGTATAAAACACTAACAATTAATGAGAAAGAAGAGTGGATTGAATTTTACGAAAGTAAAAAGGAATACATTGAGAATTTAAATAATCATGAATTATCGCTGAACCAATTGATTGATCAAAAAGTGGGTTTAGCTTTTGGATTAAATGAACAAGAAATGGAATTAATAGATGAATATTTAAAGGATTTTTTAGGGATTGACTGA